One region of Gottschalkia purinilytica genomic DNA includes:
- a CDS encoding DUF1259 domain-containing protein, translating to MSSHDSSSSLCRKFARILESEILESTDGLCVVTRMRNIKVTIAGRPTRSPLVLNALFSFESMDCKGKTLNLGETVILQEEINPFISELREQGIKVTALHNHWLFDKPRLFYIHFFSIDDPLTFAKKVARAFEILEDCNHHKHNDCHKEHDKPCKYHDDDYRKYDDHRKDSKPREYDDQYDDDFPRF from the coding sequence ATGAGTTCACATGATAGCTCATCTAGCTTATGTAGGAAATTTGCAAGAATCCTTGAAAGTGAGATTCTTGAATCAACTGATGGTTTATGTGTAGTAACACGTATGAGAAACATTAAAGTAACAATTGCAGGAAGACCAACTAGAAGTCCACTTGTTCTTAACGCACTTTTTTCATTTGAATCAATGGATTGTAAAGGTAAAACTCTCAATTTGGGAGAAACTGTTATATTACAAGAAGAAATTAATCCATTTATTAGCGAACTTCGTGAGCAAGGTATTAAAGTCACAGCTCTTCACAATCACTGGTTATTTGATAAACCAAGATTATTTTATATTCACTTTTTCTCTATAGATGATCCTCTAACTTTTGCAAAGAAAGTAGCAAGAGCTTTTGAAATTTTAGAAGATTGTAATCATCATAAGCATAATGATTGTCATAAGGAGCATGATAAACCTTGTAAATACCATGATGATGATTATCGTAAATATGACGATCATAGAAAAGATAGTAAGCCTCGTGAGTATGATGATCAATACGATGACGACTTTCCGAGATTTTAA
- a CDS encoding DUF2383 domain-containing protein, producing the protein MSNDLETIESLNELLKGEYMAIDSFNNFISRIEDKNVKDCFKEIQKQHRENIEKLASYIQDIGGQPDENIGMKGKMGKMMLNIDLGSKADTAEIIEKAIEGETKGINMAEKILRGNLDDKSRDIAGEILQKDRKSIEKLKSLI; encoded by the coding sequence ATGTCTAATGATCTGGAAACAATAGAGTCACTCAACGAACTTTTAAAAGGAGAGTATATGGCAATAGATAGTTTTAATAATTTTATATCTAGGATAGAAGATAAGAATGTGAAAGATTGCTTCAAGGAAATTCAAAAACAGCATAGAGAAAATATTGAAAAATTAGCAAGTTATATTCAAGACATAGGGGGACAACCAGACGAGAATATTGGAATGAAAGGTAAAATGGGCAAAATGATGCTTAATATAGATTTGGGTTCAAAAGCGGATACAGCTGAAATCATTGAAAAAGCTATAGAAGGAGAAACTAAGGGAATTAATATGGCTGAAAAGATTCTAAGAGGTAATCTAGATGATAAATCAAGAGATATTGCAGGTGAAATACTTCAAAAAGACAGAAAATCTATCGAGAAGTTGAAGAGTTTAATATAA